In the Actinomycetota bacterium genome, one interval contains:
- a CDS encoding ABC transporter substrate-binding protein, whose amino-acid sequence MANGSRPRVRLGAAAVAACMAVGLLPLDAAAVPGVTRRRIKIGVHASLTGAVPLPGDSVQKGANLLWEWLKERNRPVNGRHVEVVLKNDNYNPSQAVAVCKQMVEQDNVFLLSGLMSGSNGGDQTLSCARYAASVGVPYVTIGSYKLGVRELRNYFAVTMPMEEQAPLLVDHLVSDLAARRDVNGIVRYDTPMYEQVHDRWVTAMAKREAPVAYDRALSRGAATTEAQLIVREMKTAGVENVTMLVSPIFFLQVLRAAETQEFAPLWNGVGLTMTISDEIASIGCRNGTIGGARFLSPLPAFIDRDSFDRTYDRAVEKVYPESSGGDSVVWLGWATSKALKDMLELPGRRLTRQRFIRRAQSGRTMKTGILPPARFTRRDRFGGRSTHLLEARCRDQRWHTVRRFVSDF is encoded by the coding sequence ATGGCGAACGGGTCTCGGCCACGAGTTCGGCTCGGCGCGGCGGCGGTCGCAGCTTGCATGGCTGTCGGGCTGTTGCCCTTGGACGCCGCGGCCGTCCCCGGCGTCACGAGGCGTCGCATCAAGATCGGGGTGCACGCCTCTTTGACGGGTGCGGTGCCGTTGCCCGGCGACTCCGTCCAGAAGGGAGCGAACCTCCTGTGGGAGTGGCTGAAGGAACGGAACCGGCCGGTAAACGGGCGCCACGTAGAGGTCGTGCTCAAGAACGACAACTACAACCCGAGTCAGGCCGTGGCGGTGTGCAAGCAGATGGTGGAGCAGGACAACGTGTTCCTGCTCAGCGGGCTCATGTCCGGCTCGAACGGCGGCGACCAGACCTTGAGCTGCGCGCGCTACGCCGCGTCGGTCGGGGTCCCGTACGTCACCATCGGGTCCTACAAGCTGGGGGTCCGCGAGCTCCGCAACTACTTCGCCGTGACGATGCCCATGGAGGAGCAAGCTCCGCTGCTGGTCGACCACCTGGTGTCGGACCTCGCAGCGAGGAGAGACGTCAACGGCATCGTGCGCTACGACACGCCGATGTACGAGCAGGTGCACGACCGATGGGTGACGGCGATGGCCAAACGGGAGGCCCCGGTCGCCTACGACAGAGCCCTCTCGCGCGGCGCGGCGACCACCGAGGCGCAGCTGATCGTGCGCGAGATGAAGACGGCGGGTGTGGAGAACGTGACGATGTTGGTATCGCCGATCTTCTTCCTTCAGGTGCTACGAGCGGCCGAGACTCAGGAGTTCGCGCCGCTGTGGAACGGCGTGGGGCTGACGATGACGATCTCCGACGAGATCGCGAGCATCGGCTGTCGCAACGGCACGATCGGCGGCGCCAGGTTCCTCTCGCCGCTTCCCGCCTTCATCGACAGGGACAGCTTCGATCGCACCTACGACCGGGCGGTCGAGAAGGTTTATCCGGAATCGAGCGGCGGCGATTCCGTGGTCTGGCTCGGCTGGGCGACCTCAAAGGCGTTGAAGGACATGCTCGAGCTGCCCGGACGCCGCCTCACTAGGCAGCGGTTCATCCGGCGGGCCCAAAGCGGCCGGACCATGAAGACGGGGATCCTTCCCCCGGCGCGGTTCACGAGGCGCGACCGCTTCGGCGGTCGTTCCACGCACCTGCTTGAAGCTCGTTGCAGAGACCAGCGGTGGCACACCGTGCGGAGGTTCGTGAGCGACTTCTAG
- the lipA gene encoding lipoyl synthase — MAQVITPRIRTREQIEKDLRRGVPLHAAPGEAVGRPTRKPEWLKVRVRQGENFTELRNIMRERGLATVCEQAACPNIYECWEAREATFLLCGDLCTRRCGFCDVMTAKPQPLDPQEPDKVAEAVRLMGLKFAVITGVARDDRDDAASHHWAATIRAVRREQPDCGVEVLIPDFKGRREHPRTSLARVIEARPDVLAHNLETVARLHPAIRPGFGYRMSLDLLAWAKELRPDQVTKSNLIVGMGETEEEVLEALRDLRDTGCDIVTIGQYLQPSVSWHLPVDRWVHPDEFARYKAYGEEQLGFAWVESGPLVRSSYHAGKQYEAAARRLALR; from the coding sequence ATGGCACAAGTGATCACGCCTCGCATCAGGACTCGTGAACAGATCGAAAAGGATCTCCGGCGCGGCGTTCCGTTGCACGCGGCCCCCGGCGAAGCCGTGGGCCGCCCCACCCGCAAGCCGGAGTGGCTGAAGGTGCGCGTCCGGCAGGGCGAGAACTTCACCGAGCTTCGCAACATCATGCGCGAGCGGGGTCTCGCGACGGTGTGCGAGCAGGCGGCTTGCCCCAACATCTACGAGTGTTGGGAGGCACGCGAGGCCACATTCCTTCTGTGCGGCGATCTGTGCACGCGCCGGTGCGGCTTCTGCGACGTCATGACGGCGAAGCCGCAACCGTTGGATCCACAGGAACCGGACAAGGTTGCGGAAGCGGTGCGCTTGATGGGCTTGAAGTTCGCCGTGATCACCGGCGTGGCTCGCGACGACCGCGATGACGCGGCCTCACACCACTGGGCCGCGACGATCCGAGCGGTCAGGCGAGAGCAACCGGATTGCGGCGTCGAGGTCCTGATCCCCGACTTCAAGGGACGCAGGGAACACCCCCGAACCTCTCTCGCCCGGGTGATCGAGGCGAGGCCAGACGTGCTCGCGCACAATCTGGAGACCGTCGCGCGTCTTCATCCGGCGATCCGGCCCGGCTTCGGTTACCGCATGAGCCTGGACCTGCTCGCGTGGGCGAAGGAACTACGTCCGGACCAGGTCACGAAGTCGAACCTGATCGTCGGCATGGGCGAGACCGAAGAAGAGGTCCTAGAGGCACTGCGAGACCTGCGCGACACGGGCTGTGACATCGTCACGATCGGCCAATACCTGCAGCCCAGCGTGTCATGGCACCTGCCGGTGGATCGCTGGGTGCACCCGGACGAGTTCGCGCGCTACAAGGCCTACGGCGAGGAACAGCTCGGTTTCGCATGGGTCGAGTCAGGCCCGCTGGTGCGCTCGAGCTATCACGCGGGAAAGCAGTACGAAGCGGCCGCGAGGCGTCTGGCGCTGCGCTAG
- a CDS encoding alpha-ketoacid dehydrogenase subunit beta, whose protein sequence is MPEKNLVQTVHDTLFDEMKRDDRVLVLGEDVGARGGVFRVTMGFLDEFGEDRVIDTPLDECLIAGVGIGLALDGMRPVAEMQFADFSFPGFNQIVQEAARIRYRSNGDFSVPMVIRAPYGGGVHGALYHSQSVEAFYAHVPGLKVVVPSTPYDAKGMLIQALEDPDPVIYLEHKKTYRSIKGEVPDERYTVPFGKATVRREGADLTVVSYGLMHHFCVDAAERLAGDGIEVEVIDLRSIFPLDIDTVLESVGKTNKAMVVYEDNKFLGAGAEVAAQIAEHAMFELDAPIKRIAGPHVPAMPYAPTLEHWFMPNVDSLEQEMRKLADF, encoded by the coding sequence ATGCCCGAAAAGAATCTGGTTCAGACCGTTCACGACACGCTGTTCGACGAGATGAAGCGCGACGACCGCGTACTCGTGCTGGGCGAGGATGTAGGGGCGCGCGGTGGCGTGTTCCGCGTCACGATGGGCTTCCTCGACGAGTTCGGCGAGGACCGTGTGATCGACACACCTTTGGACGAGTGCCTGATCGCCGGCGTCGGGATCGGACTCGCCCTCGACGGGATGCGGCCCGTCGCCGAGATGCAGTTCGCCGACTTCAGCTTTCCCGGCTTCAACCAGATCGTGCAGGAGGCTGCCCGCATCCGGTACCGGTCCAACGGCGACTTCAGCGTGCCGATGGTGATCAGGGCTCCCTACGGGGGAGGCGTCCACGGCGCGCTCTATCACTCGCAGTCGGTCGAGGCGTTCTACGCTCACGTCCCCGGCCTGAAGGTAGTGGTGCCGTCGACTCCGTACGACGCGAAGGGGATGCTGATCCAGGCGCTGGAGGACCCGGACCCGGTGATCTACCTCGAGCACAAGAAGACCTACCGCTCGATCAAGGGAGAGGTGCCGGACGAGCGTTACACGGTCCCGTTCGGGAAGGCAACCGTTCGCCGAGAGGGGGCCGACCTCACCGTCGTGTCCTACGGGTTGATGCACCACTTCTGCGTCGACGCGGCCGAGCGCCTGGCGGGCGATGGGATCGAGGTCGAGGTCATCGACCTGCGCAGCATCTTTCCGCTGGACATCGACACCGTGCTGGAGTCTGTCGGAAAGACGAACAAGGCGATGGTGGTCTACGAGGACAACAAGTTCCTCGGCGCGGGGGCCGAGGTCGCGGCGCAGATCGCCGAGCACGCGATGTTCGAGCTCGACGCGCCGATCAAGCGGATCGCGGGGCCGCACGTCCCGGCCATGCCGTACGCGCCGACCCTCGAGCACTGGTTCATGCCGAACGTCGACAGCCTCGAACAAGAGATGCGGAAGCTAGCGGACTTCTAG
- a CDS encoding thiamine pyrophosphate-dependent dehydrogenase E1 component subunit alpha, whose protein sequence is MGTAGKANGSSNDRHTELGLKEEDLIEMYRFMLLARFCDERQWGLNRQGKAPFVVPVSGHEAAQVGSAWAFERGKDVFCPYYRDLALTLVAGFSPRDVFLGLFGKKDDPSSGGRQMPAHWGARDRNIITGSSPIATQCLHAAGIALSKKLKRSDAVVGTWCGEGGTSEADWHGAMNFSGIHKLPLVLVVENNQYAISVHVSKQVAGSVHGRAAGYGMPGAVGDGNDVLESYKLTKEAVDRARAGEGPSLVELLTYRHYSHTSDDDDRTYRKKEEVEEWKRKDPIPRFEEYLRSVEVVDDNRIQEMRDEAKTTVDEQAKDAEQADFPDPSTGYDNVYAERVEVK, encoded by the coding sequence ATGGGCACAGCGGGCAAGGCCAACGGCTCGAGTAACGACAGGCATACGGAACTGGGTCTGAAGGAAGAAGACCTGATCGAGATGTACCGGTTCATGCTGCTGGCTCGCTTCTGCGACGAGCGGCAGTGGGGCCTTAACCGGCAGGGCAAGGCTCCTTTCGTGGTCCCGGTATCGGGGCACGAGGCGGCGCAGGTGGGTTCCGCGTGGGCTTTCGAGCGTGGCAAGGACGTCTTCTGTCCCTACTACCGCGACCTCGCTCTGACCTTGGTTGCAGGGTTCTCGCCGAGAGATGTCTTCCTCGGGCTGTTCGGGAAGAAGGATGACCCGTCGTCGGGCGGCCGTCAGATGCCGGCGCACTGGGGGGCACGGGATCGCAACATCATCACGGGCTCTTCGCCGATCGCGACGCAGTGTCTGCACGCGGCGGGGATCGCTCTCTCGAAGAAGCTCAAGCGCAGCGACGCCGTGGTCGGTACGTGGTGCGGCGAAGGAGGGACGTCGGAGGCGGACTGGCACGGCGCGATGAACTTCTCCGGGATCCACAAGCTCCCGCTCGTGCTCGTCGTCGAGAACAACCAGTACGCGATCAGCGTGCATGTCAGTAAGCAGGTAGCCGGCTCGGTCCATGGGCGCGCAGCGGGCTATGGGATGCCCGGTGCTGTCGGCGACGGCAACGATGTGCTGGAGTCTTACAAGCTGACGAAGGAGGCGGTCGACCGCGCCCGCGCGGGTGAGGGCCCGTCGCTGGTCGAGCTGCTGACCTACCGCCACTACTCGCACACCTCCGACGACGACGACCGCACCTATCGCAAGAAGGAAGAGGTCGAGGAGTGGAAGCGCAAGGACCCGATCCCGAGGTTCGAGGAGTACCTGCGCTCGGTGGAGGTCGTGGACGACAACCGGATCCAAGAGATGAGAGACGAAGCAAAGACGACGGTCGACGAGCAGGCGAAGGACGCCGAGCAGGCGGACTTCCCGGATCCCTCGACGGGCTACGACAACGTCTATGCCGAGCGCGTGGAGGTGAAGTAG
- the lipB gene encoding lipoyl(octanoyl) transferase LipB: MDPWITASWLGRVDYPAAWAWQKELYLARLEGERGDAVMLLEHPPTYTLGRRAAADDLVYGEAEMASQGIGLYNVDRGGRATYHGPGQLVGYPILQLGERYDVLAYLRALEDVVIRTAADLGVEARRDPEHTGVWVGRNKIGAIGVKITRGITMHGFAFNVTTDLDMFRGIVPCGIQDRWVTSVQAETRVVHDVKDVASLAAKHLSEVFGRRLSWAEPRSLISSASFEGGVLSPN; the protein is encoded by the coding sequence ATGGATCCCTGGATCACCGCTTCGTGGCTCGGCCGGGTCGACTACCCCGCTGCGTGGGCGTGGCAGAAGGAGCTGTATCTCGCTCGTCTGGAGGGGGAGCGAGGAGATGCCGTGATGCTGTTGGAGCATCCGCCCACCTACACCCTCGGCCGCCGCGCCGCGGCCGATGACCTCGTCTACGGGGAGGCCGAGATGGCGTCCCAGGGCATCGGCCTGTACAACGTCGACCGCGGGGGCCGCGCGACCTATCACGGACCCGGCCAGCTCGTGGGGTACCCGATCCTGCAACTCGGCGAGCGATACGACGTCTTGGCCTATCTGCGGGCCCTCGAAGACGTGGTCATCCGAACGGCTGCTGACCTTGGCGTCGAAGCGCGGCGCGATCCGGAGCACACCGGCGTATGGGTCGGCCGCAACAAGATCGGCGCGATCGGCGTCAAGATCACGCGAGGCATCACGATGCATGGCTTCGCGTTCAACGTCACCACCGACCTCGACATGTTCCGCGGGATCGTGCCGTGTGGCATCCAGGATCGGTGGGTCACCTCCGTCCAGGCGGAGACGCGGGTGGTGCACGATGTGAAGGACGTGGCGTCACTCGCGGCGAAGCATCTAAGCGAGGTGTTCGGGCGGCGGCTCAGTTGGGCGGAGCCGCGGTCGCTCATCTCTTCTGCATCTTTCGAGGGCGGGGTCCTCTCGCCGAACTAG
- a CDS encoding 2-oxo acid dehydrogenase subunit E2: MGTEIKMPQLGETVVEGTITKWLKQEGEQVEADDLLVEISTDKVDSEVPSSAAGTLQKILVQEGDTVKVGTPLAIIGEAGEADGASGGGEAQDGAQATAQESPPAQEGAPAQEDAPQQESTEAPHGQDEVSLQEMDDQSGGGSETEAPPGDQRAPSGSNGQSGQQEVPRQEPAQAGASPAQPSGGTGSPGDTSKRGVISPLVRRLADENGVDLGEVEGTGTGGRIRKQDVLRFVEERKARPAAVATSSAQPQPEPQTQARPAPQPEPSAQPAAAPVGGREELVPWTNIRRRTAEHMVASSLETARAWNAVEADWSNIAKLRTRVKDSFKQREGFSLTYMPFLCKVVCDTLMEMPEVNSSFDEENQANLVKHYVNLGIAVALEGGGLIVPVIKSADERNLVGLARAVNDVATRARTKKLTPDDLAGGTFTITNPGPFGSIISVPIIPRGQTGILGFEAIQKRVVVTEDDSIGIRHMGFLSMSWDHRTIDGAEAAKFLARLRERIETTDFSADLQQYG, encoded by the coding sequence ATGGGAACCGAGATCAAGATGCCGCAGCTCGGCGAGACCGTCGTCGAAGGCACGATCACCAAGTGGCTGAAGCAAGAGGGCGAGCAGGTGGAGGCCGACGACCTCCTCGTGGAGATATCCACCGACAAGGTGGACTCCGAGGTTCCCTCGTCCGCGGCCGGCACCCTCCAGAAGATCCTCGTGCAGGAGGGCGACACCGTGAAGGTGGGAACGCCGCTCGCGATCATCGGGGAGGCTGGCGAAGCCGACGGGGCCTCGGGCGGTGGCGAGGCTCAGGACGGGGCACAGGCGACGGCGCAGGAGAGCCCGCCGGCGCAGGAGGGCGCGCCCGCACAAGAGGACGCGCCGCAGCAGGAGTCGACGGAGGCTCCGCACGGCCAGGACGAGGTCTCGCTGCAGGAGATGGACGACCAGTCGGGCGGCGGGAGCGAGACCGAAGCTCCTCCCGGCGACCAGCGTGCGCCCTCGGGTTCGAACGGACAGAGTGGACAGCAGGAGGTCCCGCGCCAGGAGCCAGCTCAGGCGGGAGCGTCTCCGGCACAACCCTCCGGCGGCACGGGCAGCCCCGGTGACACGTCCAAGCGTGGCGTGATCTCGCCGTTGGTCCGCCGGCTCGCGGACGAGAACGGGGTCGACCTGGGCGAGGTCGAGGGGACCGGAACCGGTGGTCGGATCCGCAAGCAGGACGTGCTCCGCTTCGTGGAGGAGAGGAAAGCCCGTCCCGCCGCGGTCGCGACGTCCTCCGCGCAGCCGCAGCCTGAGCCGCAGACCCAGGCGCGGCCTGCGCCGCAGCCCGAGCCCTCCGCGCAACCCGCGGCAGCCCCAGTCGGTGGTCGTGAGGAGCTCGTTCCCTGGACGAACATCCGGCGACGAACGGCAGAGCACATGGTCGCCTCCAGTCTCGAAACGGCTCGCGCTTGGAACGCGGTGGAGGCGGACTGGTCGAACATCGCGAAGCTCCGTACTCGGGTGAAGGACAGCTTCAAGCAGCGGGAGGGCTTCTCTCTCACCTACATGCCGTTCCTCTGCAAGGTCGTGTGCGACACGCTGATGGAGATGCCCGAGGTGAACTCGTCCTTCGACGAGGAGAACCAGGCAAACCTGGTGAAGCACTACGTGAACCTCGGGATCGCGGTCGCTCTGGAGGGTGGAGGCCTGATCGTTCCGGTGATCAAGTCTGCGGACGAGCGGAACCTGGTCGGCCTCGCCCGGGCCGTCAACGACGTCGCGACACGGGCGCGTACCAAGAAGCTGACGCCGGACGACCTGGCTGGTGGGACGTTCACGATCACTAACCCCGGCCCCTTCGGCTCGATCATCTCGGTCCCGATCATCCCGAGGGGCCAGACCGGGATCCTCGGGTTCGAGGCGATCCAGAAGCGCGTCGTGGTGACCGAGGACGATTCGATCGGCATCCGTCACATGGGGTTCCTGTCGATGTCGTGGGACCACCGCACCATCGACGGCGCGGAGGCGGCGAAGTTCCTCGCTCGGCTTCGCGAGCGCATCGAGACGACGGACTTCTCCGCCGACCTGCAGCAGTACGGCTAG
- the lpdA gene encoding dihydrolipoyl dehydrogenase: MADGSDTFDLVILGGGNGGYSAAFRAVKLGLSVAMVERDKVGGTCLHRGCIPTKALLHAADLVDEIKSSGEFGIITQEPQVDWGKVLDFKESVVGRMYKGLSGLVKRNKIELVEGEGRLTDAQTIAVKTAAGERTLTGTKGILLAPGSYPRDLPFAPADGDRIHNSNHALSASDVPSSVVIVGGNYIGLEFASVYRSLGAEVQVVEMLPKIAPSEDDDVSEALLKLLQRRGIKFHLGVSVAGAETTDSGVNVRIEKDGNEETLSADRMFVAIGRAARTDGIGLEEVGVTTDRGYITVDSSFRTSVEGVYAIGDAVHVTDSDTPHPQLAHTAFAEGQKVAERIAGENPAAVDYRNIPHVIYCQPEVAAVGLTERKAQELGMEVETKRYPFAANARALMLGGGQGFVKTVAEKNGAVVGVHIVGPRASDLITEAQLVTSWEAYPSELAELMHPHPTLSEAIGETFLELADKPLHG, from the coding sequence GTGGCCGACGGTTCGGACACCTTCGATCTCGTCATATTGGGCGGCGGGAACGGCGGCTATTCAGCTGCCTTCCGCGCCGTGAAGCTGGGGCTGTCGGTGGCGATGGTGGAACGGGACAAGGTCGGCGGCACGTGCCTTCACCGCGGCTGCATCCCGACCAAAGCTCTGTTGCACGCGGCGGACCTCGTCGACGAGATCAAGTCGTCCGGCGAGTTCGGGATCATCACGCAAGAGCCGCAGGTGGACTGGGGGAAGGTCCTGGACTTCAAAGAGTCCGTCGTGGGCCGCATGTACAAGGGGCTATCGGGGCTCGTCAAGCGCAACAAGATCGAGCTCGTCGAGGGCGAGGGGCGATTGACGGACGCGCAGACGATCGCCGTCAAGACCGCCGCAGGAGAGCGAACGTTGACCGGCACGAAAGGCATCCTGCTCGCACCCGGGTCGTATCCCCGCGACCTTCCGTTCGCGCCGGCCGACGGTGACCGGATCCACAACTCGAACCACGCGCTCAGCGCGAGCGACGTCCCGTCGTCGGTCGTCATCGTCGGCGGCAATTACATCGGGCTCGAGTTCGCCAGCGTCTACCGCTCGCTGGGGGCGGAGGTGCAGGTCGTCGAGATGCTTCCGAAGATCGCTCCCTCGGAGGACGACGACGTGTCCGAGGCGCTCCTCAAGCTGCTTCAAAGGCGAGGGATCAAGTTCCACCTCGGCGTCTCTGTGGCCGGCGCGGAGACAACAGACTCGGGCGTGAACGTGCGCATAGAGAAAGACGGAAATGAAGAGACGCTGAGTGCCGACCGTATGTTCGTGGCCATCGGCCGCGCCGCGAGAACCGACGGGATCGGGCTCGAGGAGGTCGGCGTGACCACCGACCGCGGCTACATCACGGTTGACTCCTCTTTCCGCACCAGCGTCGAGGGCGTCTACGCGATCGGCGATGCGGTACACGTCACGGATTCCGACACGCCGCACCCACAGCTCGCGCACACGGCGTTCGCCGAGGGACAGAAGGTGGCGGAGCGGATCGCGGGGGAGAACCCCGCGGCGGTGGACTACCGCAACATCCCGCACGTCATCTACTGCCAGCCGGAGGTCGCAGCCGTCGGGTTGACCGAGCGGAAGGCGCAGGAGCTCGGGATGGAGGTGGAGACGAAGCGGTACCCGTTCGCCGCCAATGCACGCGCTCTGATGCTCGGGGGCGGCCAAGGGTTCGTGAAGACCGTTGCAGAGAAGAACGGCGCCGTGGTGGGTGTCCACATCGTGGGGCCGCGCGCGTCCGACCTGATCACGGAGGCGCAGCTGGTCACCTCGTGGGAGGCATATCCCTCCGAGCTGGCCGAGTTGATGCACCCGCACCCGACGTTGTCGGAGGCGATCGGCGAGACCTTCCTCGAGCTTGCCGACAAACCACTACACGGCTGA
- a CDS encoding zinc ribbon domain-containing protein, which translates to MRAATIGIVVIGLALALALGVDQGFDTTSVTILVLIAVTGAVAIAAAGRFRTRRVAPDQCLECGGVISPNAPFCKHCGARRPG; encoded by the coding sequence GTGAGGGCAGCCACCATCGGCATCGTGGTCATCGGTTTGGCGCTGGCACTCGCGCTGGGAGTCGACCAGGGCTTCGATACGACGAGCGTCACGATCCTGGTATTGATCGCGGTGACCGGAGCGGTGGCGATAGCGGCCGCGGGACGCTTCAGGACACGTCGGGTAGCCCCCGACCAGTGTCTCGAGTGCGGCGGCGTCATCTCGCCCAACGCCCCCTTCTGCAAGCACTGTGGAGCTCGCCGACCCGGTTGA
- a CDS encoding lysophospholipase, which yields MTSLQERDVSVACDDLELGCSYAANESPHGVVLLLHGIPSVDPPPPGDRGYAGWAHDLAADGWLTVWADLRAVRRSPGFFSIEGWVRDALAVVDEVRRLDTAKGLPLAVVGSSAGGCVAAEAIRRGAPADALALMAAPAEWLFFAGDGPTGVKKITEEAGMALAPEVLEDPTAWAAEFEKITTREAIGEVTIPTLIVHGTADDIVPVQHAHLIAERAPHAELVIIEGAQHILRHEQKARDVLNDWLNRTLA from the coding sequence GTGACGTCGCTCCAGGAACGGGATGTAAGCGTCGCCTGCGACGACCTGGAGCTGGGTTGCTCGTACGCGGCGAACGAGTCTCCTCACGGCGTTGTGTTGTTGCTCCACGGGATCCCATCCGTGGACCCGCCCCCGCCGGGTGACCGCGGGTACGCGGGCTGGGCACACGATCTAGCGGCGGACGGGTGGCTGACGGTGTGGGCGGACCTCCGGGCCGTGCGCCGGTCGCCCGGGTTCTTCTCGATCGAGGGCTGGGTGCGAGACGCGCTGGCGGTCGTCGACGAGGTGCGGCGCCTCGACACTGCTAAAGGGCTTCCGCTGGCGGTGGTGGGCTCGTCCGCCGGAGGCTGCGTCGCGGCCGAAGCGATCCGTCGGGGCGCGCCCGCCGACGCTCTTGCTCTCATGGCAGCGCCCGCGGAATGGTTGTTCTTCGCGGGCGACGGTCCTACGGGCGTCAAAAAGATCACCGAAGAAGCCGGGATGGCGCTCGCTCCCGAGGTGCTCGAGGACCCGACCGCGTGGGCCGCCGAGTTCGAGAAGATCACTACGCGCGAGGCGATAGGAGAGGTAACGATTCCGACCTTGATCGTGCACGGCACCGCCGACGACATCGTCCCGGTGCAACACGCTCATCTGATCGCGGAGCGCGCTCCACACGCGGAGCTGGTGATCATCGAAGGCGCGCAGCACATCTTGCGTCACGAGCAAAAGGCGCGCGACGTTCTGAACGATTGGCTGAACAGGACGCTCGCGTGA
- a CDS encoding plastocyanin/azurin family copper-binding protein — protein sequence MLRIALIVLVLLALVPGCSSESRNEVAMVPGRRFEPATLTVPAGTTVRWPNEGDDAHSVTAYDDAIPEGAPYFSSGGFDSEDEARDELAQALVPPGGSYEVTLDVPGTYEYFCIPHEGEGMKGTIVVEE from the coding sequence ATGTTGCGGATCGCGCTGATCGTCCTTGTGCTGCTTGCTCTCGTGCCGGGGTGCTCCAGCGAGTCACGAAACGAGGTCGCGATGGTGCCCGGCCGCAGGTTCGAGCCAGCGACGCTGACGGTGCCGGCGGGGACGACGGTGCGATGGCCGAACGAGGGTGATGACGCGCACTCGGTCACCGCCTACGACGACGCAATCCCCGAGGGCGCGCCGTACTTCTCAAGCGGCGGCTTCGACAGCGAGGATGAGGCGCGGGATGAGCTCGCACAGGCTCTTGTCCCCCCGGGTGGGTCCTACGAGGTGACGTTGGACGTCCCGGGGACCTACGAGTACTTCTGCATCCCGCACGAGGGTGAAGGGATGAAGGGAACCATCGTGGTGGAGGAGTGA
- a CDS encoding transcriptional regulator has translation MEQPQDDLAAVAALSEPARRRLYGFVREQGTPVSREAAAAATGMSLNLVAFHLDKLVSLGLLKSHHGRLPDAPAQRGRAPKLYQVSGTEISASVPARSYDLSSDILLDAIEAQLEGETPHATVLRAARARGMQLGQQVRADREDGGRAPSAAELAQQVLDEQGFEPYLDDTSTIRLRNCAFHRLAQRSPDLVCSMNRAFIEGLLRGVGDDVAEAALAPREGQCCVAVSPVKRIA, from the coding sequence ATGGAGCAACCACAGGATGATCTGGCGGCCGTGGCGGCGCTGAGCGAACCCGCCCGGCGCCGGCTCTACGGATTCGTGCGGGAACAAGGGACGCCGGTCTCGCGAGAGGCAGCGGCAGCCGCGACGGGGATGTCCCTGAATCTGGTCGCCTTTCACCTGGACAAGCTGGTTTCACTCGGTCTGCTGAAATCGCATCACGGGCGGCTTCCCGATGCGCCGGCGCAGCGAGGCAGAGCGCCGAAGCTCTACCAAGTCTCGGGCACCGAGATAAGCGCTTCGGTCCCAGCGCGGAGCTACGACCTCTCCAGTGACATCCTGCTCGACGCGATCGAAGCTCAGCTCGAGGGGGAAACACCCCACGCGACGGTGCTGCGAGCGGCGCGGGCGCGCGGGATGCAACTGGGGCAGCAGGTCCGGGCAGATCGTGAGGACGGGGGCCGCGCGCCCTCTGCGGCCGAGCTAGCCCAACAGGTGCTGGACGAGCAAGGGTTCGAGCCGTACCTGGACGACACGTCGACGATCCGACTGCGTAACTGCGCCTTCCACCGGCTCGCACAACGCTCGCCCGACCTCGTCTGCTCGATGAACCGTGCCTTCATAGAGGGGCTGCTTCGGGGGGTCGGCGACGACGTCGCCGAGGCAGCGCTGGCTCCCCGAGAGGGGCAATGCTGCGTCGCTGTCTCGCCCGTGAAGAGGATCGCGTGA